In Arachis stenosperma cultivar V10309 chromosome 1, arast.V10309.gnm1.PFL2, whole genome shotgun sequence, one DNA window encodes the following:
- the LOC130963242 gene encoding pentatricopeptide repeat-containing protein At4g39530-like isoform X1 encodes MPVLFDHYRVPTKSIHLLHQFLLSLAKSSNPTTLAECKQIHAKLVVTQCISQTHLANNLLSLYSKCGQFSYTHHLFDQMPDKNVVTWTTLISANLRNGYLPKAFDMFNHMREVGESPNEYTLSALLRACADPGLRDVGLQLHGLLVRCGLERDKFAGSSLMFMYFSSDSDLESACCVFHELLERDIVAWNVMVSGFAQVGKFGVVKRLFSEMREVHFLRPDHSTFIGLFKCCSLLDQVRGVHGLVFKFGAEVDMVVGSTLVDLYAEFSDINSCRKIFDYMEEKDSFLCNSIITAYTKNNRGEEAVNIFKDLCRQRMKLEQHVLSSTLKACFELEDLNTGVQVHGQMIKYGHQNNCFIASVLLSLYCSFGERADAEKLFRRIDDKDIVAWNSMILTYAQLEMGSDLSMQLFQELRRTTSLQIQGATLVAVLKSCKNKPDLTAGQQIHSLIVKSSISHLTLVGNALVHMYSECKQVDCSYKAFLDIVHKDDSSWSSIIGTYKQNEREFEALELCKEMLADGITFTSYSLPLCISACSQLSAIDVGKHFHAFAIKSGYNQDVYVASSIIDMYAKYGNMEDSKKVFVEQQQANEVIYNAMICGYAHHGKALEAIKVFSMLEKNGLMPNRVTFLALLSACSHGGYVEDISNFFTLMLHRYKIKPESEHYSCLIDAYGRAGRLEEAYEIVKRDGSEASWRTLLSACSNHNNTKIGEKSALKMIELNPSHHASYVLLSNIYSAEGKWEEALKWREKMAKSRVRKDPGNSWLV; translated from the coding sequence ATGCCTGTGCTATTTGACCATTATCGTGTGCCAACTAAATccattcatcttcttcaccAGTTTTTGCTGTCATTGGCCAAGTCTTCAAACCCCACAACGCTCGCAGAGTGCAAACAAATTCATGCAAAGCTTGTAGTCACCCAATGCATCTCGCAAACGCATTTGGCAAATAACCTTTTGAGCCTTTATTCAAAATGTGGCCAATTCAGCTATACCCACCACCTGTTCGACCAAATGCCCGACAAGAATGTTGTTACCTGGACAAccttaatttctgcaaatcttAGAAATGGGTATCTCCCAAAAGCCTTTGACATGTTCAATCACATGCGTGAGGTTGGTGAGAGTCCCAATGAGTACACGTTATCTGCACTACTCCGCGCTTGTGCTGATCCTGGTTTGAGGGATGTTGGTTTGCAGCTTCATGGTTTGTTGGTTCGGTGTGGCCTTGAGAGGGACAAGTTTGCTGGGAGCTCTCTTATGTTTATGTACTTTAGCAGTGACAGCGATCTTGAAAGTGCTTGTTGTGTCTTTCATGAATTGTTGGAGAGGGACATTGTCGCTTGGAATGTCATGGTTTCTGGATTTGCTCAAGTTGGTAAATTTGGTGTGGTGAAGAGGTTGTTTAGTGAAATGAGGGAGGTTCATTTCTTGAGACCTGATCACAGTACTTTTATTGGCTTGTTCAAGTGTTGTTCGTTGTTGGACCAAGTTAGGGGAGTTCATGGGCTGGTGTTTAAGTTTGGTGCCGAAGTTGATATGGTGGTTGGCAGTACTCTGGTTGACTTGTATGCTGAATTTAGCGACATAAATTCTTGCAGGAAAATCTTTGACTACATGGAGGAAAAGGATAGTTTTCTTTGTAATTCGATTATTACAGCCTATACCAAGAACAATAGAGGCGAGGAAGCTGTGAATATCTTCAAGGATTTATGTAGACAGAGGATGAAGCTTGAGCAGCATGTGTTATCAAGTACTTTAAAAGCCTGTTTTGAATTAGAGGACTTGAACACTGGAGTTCAAGTGCATGGCCAAATGATAAAATATGGGCATCAAAACAATTGCTTTATAGCAAGTGTGTTGTTGTCTCTATATTGCAGTTTTGGTGAACGAGCAGATGCAGAAAAGTTGTTTAGAAGGATTGATGATAAAGATATTGTAGCATGGAACTCTATGATCTTGACTTATGCTCAGCTGGAGATGGGATCTGATCTCTCCATGCAACTATTTCAAGAACTTCGAAGAACTACATCTTTGCAAATTCAAGGTGCCACTCTAGTTGCTGTTCTGAAGTCTTGCAAGAATAAACCGGATTTAACTGCTGGTCAACAAATCCATTCACTTATAGTGAAATCAAGTATAAGTCATCTTACTTTGGTTGGCAATGCATTAGTCCACATGTACTCTGAGTGTAAACAAGTGGATTGTTCCTACAAAGCTTTTCTTGACATTGTTCATAAAGATGATAGTTCTTGGAGTTCTATAATTGGAACTTATAAACAAAATGAGAGGGAATTTGAAGCATTAGAGCTATGCAAAGAGATGTTAGCCGATGGAATCACTTTCACCAGTTATAGCCTTCCTTTATGCATCTCAGCTTGTTCGCAGCTTTCAGCAATAGATGTGGGAAAACATTTCCATGCTTTTGCCATCAAGTCTGGTTACAACCAAGATGTCTATGTTGCAAGTTCCATTATAGATATGTATGCTAAATACGGAAACATGGAGGACTCAAAGAAAGTTTTCGTTGAACAACAACAGGCGAATGAAGTAATTTATAACGCCATGATATGCGGATATGCACATCATGGAAAAGCATTGGAAGCCATAAAAGTTTTCAGTATGTTGGAAAAGAATGGCTTGATGCCTAACCGTGTAACTTTCTTAGCTCTGTTATCAGCTTGTAGTCATGGCGGTTATGTTGAAGATATTTCGAATTTCTTTACATTGATGCTTCATAGATACAAGATTAAGCCAGAATCCGAGCATTACTCGTGCCTAATTGATGCCTATGGTAGGGCAGGGAGGCTAGAGGAAGCTTACGAAATAGTGAAAAGGGATGGAAGTGAAGCATCATGGAGAACACTACTGAGTGCATGTAGTAATCATAATAACACAAAGATTGGAGAAAAATCTGCTCTGAAGATGATAGAATTAAATCCCAGCCATCATGCTTCGTATGTTCTACTTTCAAATATTTATAGTGCAGAGGGAAAATGGGAAGAAGCCCTTAAATGGAGGGAGAAAATGGCTAAGAGTCGTGTGAGGAAAGATCCAGGAAATAGTTGGTTAGTCTGA
- the LOC130963242 gene encoding pentatricopeptide repeat-containing protein At4g39530-like isoform X2: MPDKNVVTWTTLISANLRNGYLPKAFDMFNHMREVGESPNEYTLSALLRACADPGLRDVGLQLHGLLVRCGLERDKFAGSSLMFMYFSSDSDLESACCVFHELLERDIVAWNVMVSGFAQVGKFGVVKRLFSEMREVHFLRPDHSTFIGLFKCCSLLDQVRGVHGLVFKFGAEVDMVVGSTLVDLYAEFSDINSCRKIFDYMEEKDSFLCNSIITAYTKNNRGEEAVNIFKDLCRQRMKLEQHVLSSTLKACFELEDLNTGVQVHGQMIKYGHQNNCFIASVLLSLYCSFGERADAEKLFRRIDDKDIVAWNSMILTYAQLEMGSDLSMQLFQELRRTTSLQIQGATLVAVLKSCKNKPDLTAGQQIHSLIVKSSISHLTLVGNALVHMYSECKQVDCSYKAFLDIVHKDDSSWSSIIGTYKQNEREFEALELCKEMLADGITFTSYSLPLCISACSQLSAIDVGKHFHAFAIKSGYNQDVYVASSIIDMYAKYGNMEDSKKVFVEQQQANEVIYNAMICGYAHHGKALEAIKVFSMLEKNGLMPNRVTFLALLSACSHGGYVEDISNFFTLMLHRYKIKPESEHYSCLIDAYGRAGRLEEAYEIVKRDGSEASWRTLLSACSNHNNTKIGEKSALKMIELNPSHHASYVLLSNIYSAEGKWEEALKWREKMAKSRVRKDPGNSWLV, translated from the coding sequence ATGCCCGACAAGAATGTTGTTACCTGGACAAccttaatttctgcaaatcttAGAAATGGGTATCTCCCAAAAGCCTTTGACATGTTCAATCACATGCGTGAGGTTGGTGAGAGTCCCAATGAGTACACGTTATCTGCACTACTCCGCGCTTGTGCTGATCCTGGTTTGAGGGATGTTGGTTTGCAGCTTCATGGTTTGTTGGTTCGGTGTGGCCTTGAGAGGGACAAGTTTGCTGGGAGCTCTCTTATGTTTATGTACTTTAGCAGTGACAGCGATCTTGAAAGTGCTTGTTGTGTCTTTCATGAATTGTTGGAGAGGGACATTGTCGCTTGGAATGTCATGGTTTCTGGATTTGCTCAAGTTGGTAAATTTGGTGTGGTGAAGAGGTTGTTTAGTGAAATGAGGGAGGTTCATTTCTTGAGACCTGATCACAGTACTTTTATTGGCTTGTTCAAGTGTTGTTCGTTGTTGGACCAAGTTAGGGGAGTTCATGGGCTGGTGTTTAAGTTTGGTGCCGAAGTTGATATGGTGGTTGGCAGTACTCTGGTTGACTTGTATGCTGAATTTAGCGACATAAATTCTTGCAGGAAAATCTTTGACTACATGGAGGAAAAGGATAGTTTTCTTTGTAATTCGATTATTACAGCCTATACCAAGAACAATAGAGGCGAGGAAGCTGTGAATATCTTCAAGGATTTATGTAGACAGAGGATGAAGCTTGAGCAGCATGTGTTATCAAGTACTTTAAAAGCCTGTTTTGAATTAGAGGACTTGAACACTGGAGTTCAAGTGCATGGCCAAATGATAAAATATGGGCATCAAAACAATTGCTTTATAGCAAGTGTGTTGTTGTCTCTATATTGCAGTTTTGGTGAACGAGCAGATGCAGAAAAGTTGTTTAGAAGGATTGATGATAAAGATATTGTAGCATGGAACTCTATGATCTTGACTTATGCTCAGCTGGAGATGGGATCTGATCTCTCCATGCAACTATTTCAAGAACTTCGAAGAACTACATCTTTGCAAATTCAAGGTGCCACTCTAGTTGCTGTTCTGAAGTCTTGCAAGAATAAACCGGATTTAACTGCTGGTCAACAAATCCATTCACTTATAGTGAAATCAAGTATAAGTCATCTTACTTTGGTTGGCAATGCATTAGTCCACATGTACTCTGAGTGTAAACAAGTGGATTGTTCCTACAAAGCTTTTCTTGACATTGTTCATAAAGATGATAGTTCTTGGAGTTCTATAATTGGAACTTATAAACAAAATGAGAGGGAATTTGAAGCATTAGAGCTATGCAAAGAGATGTTAGCCGATGGAATCACTTTCACCAGTTATAGCCTTCCTTTATGCATCTCAGCTTGTTCGCAGCTTTCAGCAATAGATGTGGGAAAACATTTCCATGCTTTTGCCATCAAGTCTGGTTACAACCAAGATGTCTATGTTGCAAGTTCCATTATAGATATGTATGCTAAATACGGAAACATGGAGGACTCAAAGAAAGTTTTCGTTGAACAACAACAGGCGAATGAAGTAATTTATAACGCCATGATATGCGGATATGCACATCATGGAAAAGCATTGGAAGCCATAAAAGTTTTCAGTATGTTGGAAAAGAATGGCTTGATGCCTAACCGTGTAACTTTCTTAGCTCTGTTATCAGCTTGTAGTCATGGCGGTTATGTTGAAGATATTTCGAATTTCTTTACATTGATGCTTCATAGATACAAGATTAAGCCAGAATCCGAGCATTACTCGTGCCTAATTGATGCCTATGGTAGGGCAGGGAGGCTAGAGGAAGCTTACGAAATAGTGAAAAGGGATGGAAGTGAAGCATCATGGAGAACACTACTGAGTGCATGTAGTAATCATAATAACACAAAGATTGGAGAAAAATCTGCTCTGAAGATGATAGAATTAAATCCCAGCCATCATGCTTCGTATGTTCTACTTTCAAATATTTATAGTGCAGAGGGAAAATGGGAAGAAGCCCTTAAATGGAGGGAGAAAATGGCTAAGAGTCGTGTGAGGAAAGATCCAGGAAATAGTTGGTTAGTCTGA